From the Bacillus rossius redtenbacheri isolate Brsri chromosome 12, Brsri_v3, whole genome shotgun sequence genome, the window AACACTCGCAACTGgaaaagtttgtaaaaaaaaaaacaagtgcaaGTGATAAAAGTTACATAGATTTTATATCTGCCAAGATCCAAGCATCGTACACAAAACTCAATTTGACTAAATCTAGATTAGGGGAGAGTGGGCCAGAGTGAGACATGGGGTACAGTGAGACATGTCTTTTAACTCCAACTATTATTAAATGGAAATTTCTTTCAATATTTCCCATGTTGGTACCCTTCATGACCtccatttttattgtgtttttatgTTGATGACACCTGATATTAACCAGATATTTTAAAGTGTTGGTTTTCAGGTAAGAAAAGTAATATTTTCTTtccttagtttattatttttcatacttatatttgttgttaTATGTTACTTATTAAGACATTAACTTAATGTGCACATATTGAGGAATAATTAATGGAGTCACAGACATGCTGGTTATTATAGGTTAGGATTTTTAATTCATAGATATGTGTGTAGTAGTGTGGGGCACAATGAGACACAACAGAATGGGGCACAGTGAGACATGTCTCACTGTACCCCATGCTTGTAAATTTAATAGCTAGCTTCCGTTTCGGGAACATCCAGCCCCACATTAGATTTTGCTAATTTTTAGATGACTATATGAAAAAAAGTTCTTGTTTACGTTATGCAATTTTAACTGTTAAACATTTATTGTCACacaaaaatgttctttttttttttgttagataggcATATATATTCTATAAAATAACAAAGCAAAATTAACATCCAATTACTTGATACTTAATTTCAAGTTACATTAATTATCAAAATTACATATCCATTtaacccattttatttttaaaaaggttaaaaaaaattgtttttcagtcATGACACGCAACAGGAAGAGAAAAACAACTATTGGAACATTTAAAGAAGATGACATGAGAGCAGCTGTAAAACTTGTGGAGGAAGGCTTGTCAGTGCGAAAAGCTGCAAAAACTAAAGGTTTAGCTTTTCAGACACTTCACATGTGAGGCTTAGTTATATGAGATTCAGGCCTACTTATGGTTTATAAAATATGTCTTTCTCAACAAAATTGTTTCGTGTTTTAGGTATGTGAGATAAAAGATGAATAATCCCGAAATGGCTAACATGAGGATGTGTCCCAAGTACAACAGTCGCCAAGTGTTTAACACTGAACAAGAAAGCGAGTTGAAAGATTATTTGTTAACTTGTTCAGCTATGTGTTATGGCCTGAGTTTGATGAACTGCAGAGAATTAGCATTTGAAATGACATCAAGAAATGGTATTGATTGTCCCGAAACATGGAAAATCCAAAAGAAAGCTGGAATAGAGTGGGTCCGGGGTTTTTTGAAGAGGCATCCAGACTTATCCCTAAGGCAGCCAGAAGCTTGCGGTTTGTCACGTGCTACatcatttaataaacacaatGTGGGGCTGTTTTTCGATAAACTTGAGACTGTGCTTAAACGATCAGACCACTTCTCCAATGGATTGCGTATTTTCAATCTTGATGAAACTGGTTGCAGCACTGTTCAAAAACCAACCAAAATCATTGCAGGAAAAGGAGTGAAGCAAGTTGCAAAAGTAACAAGTGGCGAGAAAGGCAGCCTCGTCACATCATGTTATATTGTCAACGCAGCAGGGAATACTCTTCCTCCAGTCATCATCTTCCCAAGAGTGCATTTTAAGGAACATATGCTTCATGGTGCCCCCACTGGAAGTCTTGGCCTCGCAAAACAGTCAGGATGGATGAATGGTGAACTCTTTGTTGAAGTTTTGCACCATTTTGTGAAGCACTCATTTTCCTCGCTAGAAAATCCCGCTGTTTTGATACTGGACAATCACGAGAGCCACTTAAGGATAGAGGCTATCGAGTTAGCCAAGGAAAATGGGGTAACCATTTTAACAATTCCTCCTCACTGCAGTAATCGCCTTCAACCACTTGATGTATCAGTGTTTGCGGCCTTCAAGTCTTTCTATAATGCTTCGGTTGACTCGTGGATGATGAGAAACCCTGGAAAAACAGTTTCGATATATGATGTGGCAAGTTTAATTTGTGAAGCACACGAAAAAGCAATGACACCCGCAAACATCACATCTGGATTCcgcaaaacaggaatttttcctttTAACAGGAATGTGTTTTCAGAGCAAAATTTTTGGCAAGTGCTGTGACTGACAGGGAAATTAGTCCTACACCAGAAGCTACGAGACCGTGCAGTAGTAAAGACATTCCAATCCACAATTCAATGGTGACGACTGGAGATGGACATTCTGAAGAAAATAGCTTGACACCTAGTTACATAAGCCCAGTAAACATACATAACTATCCCAAAGCAGGAAAGAGATTGGAGTCTGCTAATAAAAGGAAAAAGGGAAGATCTTTCATTCCAACTGACACACCAGAAAAAAACCAACTTGCTCTTCAAGTTCAACATAAAATGAACAGAAAGAGAGGTCTGTTCAAGAAGTGTGACcctagaaaaataaaattcactgAGATTTCAAATGAAGATGAAGAGTTTTCTGAATCTGATGTTTCTTCAGACAATGAAGTAATACAACTTCAATCATACAACCAACTTGCGAGGAAGCCTAAAGAAGGTGACTTTGTCCTGGTAGAGTTTTCaggaaaaaacacaaaattttacattGGGGAGGTGCTACGAGAAATAGACATTGAGGATTATGAAGTCAAGTTCCTgagaaaaagtgaaaaaatgtggAGGAAGTTTTTTTACCCATATGTTCCAGATATTGCATCAGTTGCTACAAAAGATATTAGAGCATTATTGCCTGTTCCTTCTGAACAtggaaaaaccaaaagacaaaagtCGTACctcaaattttgtgtagattttgGACGGCTGAATGTTCTATAAATTTTTCCTGGCATTTATGTTGAAGTGCAGTGATTGTTGTTAGGTAAATCTGATTGTTGTATAGCGTATTCAATTTGTCTCACTGTGGACCACTGTCTGTCTCACTGTGGAACATCTGTGGGGTACAGTGAGACGTTTGATATGTAATGAAGAATTGTATTTTCTAAGAAAATGTTTCATATATTACGGAATTTATAGTTTGCAATAATAAAGAGCATTAATCAGGCTATTTTTTGGCATAAGAAGATGTCTTTAAATGTAGAAAAGTAAACAgtgatttcaaataaaaaattttgtgtctcACTCTGGCCCACCCTCCCCTACTAACTTTTATGACATTTTTTCTCATTAACACTTTCTCATATGGTGTGGCAAATATGAACTCCATTTAGAATGTCTTATTAAGTTGAAATAAATATCTCTTGCATCTGAGTTGAACAGTAGATTTTCACGTGGTGATGAGACTATCTTTCACTGAACTTATTAACCACACTGTGAAACTAGTAAAAGCTAATGATAAATTAATCATGCTTATTGTTGaaagaaatacaattttttatttttgagaattACAACTCCCCCTTTTTGACTTAATTAACTGCAATAAAATAGCATCAGATATCCATTACAATGGAGGATGAAAAAAAAGTACCTATGCAATGTGATGGAAAGGTGCCAACCATCATTATTTTGTTAACAGGGTGACAAACTCCATTGCAGAAAACACTATATCTGAAATaatgctttaatttcaaaaatgttttttaaaaaatgtaaggttttctgtccaaatttatttggcagataaatttaaaatctctttcTTTCAATATCACCCCTCAAACTTTCTTGTCAAATATAGTTGGCAACTAAAATTGGACAAAGTGACAATACCTTCAGGAACTGAGCTTATGGTGTAAGTATGCTTATGCTGTAAGAATCACATGTCAAAACATTTTGAGTGAGTTAATTAACATCCTATATATACTGCAcacgtgaataatttttttaatactgatcACATTAGTAAATAGTATTAGGTGcataatttgaaatttaaaaatccaaatttgtGTCATGTGTAAATTGTaccaataaatattaataaaagtattCTTAAAAGCCACAACTgcttttttctataaaaaaaagtctgttttacaattttaactgCAACATAGCCATGGAAACCACAGAAATGAGCTATTTGAATATGATTTCAATCACCAATATTTacctaacagaaaaaaatttatatttcatgtaTTATAGCATATTATTCGGTGATACAGACACAAGTAAGGTAGGTAACCCAAAGGCTTCTAATTATAAcacattaacaaaatattttgttgtgtgCTACATTTTTTAGGTGTTAAACTGAAATTTTAGGAGTATATATATGCCACCATGTAATTACAACAGGGTTTCTACACTAACCGGTGTCTACAAAAATATCCTGTGAATCAATTTCAGGACTTTTacaccttttaaaatatttttcttactaatatttttatcacatggtcaattttatacataataaaataattaatcattataCAAAATAGATCTACTATTGACagaaatatattactttttataTTAGAAAGTTAGATTTATCAGAGATAATTTTCACATATATCAAGTAgacagtataaaaaatttatgtttattaatgtgctaCTATAACTGAAGAGGGGTGTAAAAAAAACCATCTGGAAGTTATCAAAAAGCACCtggaaattaaattttctctaCTTCCAGCATAATTACCAattattttgggaatttttttgtaaccagaacttcagttatttttattatttttgacctGTAGACATCCTGTATAAATACTTCCTAAAACTGGAGTCACAGTGCCATGATAGAAACGACACAACAGGCCcgacacgctcagtagccaatgacaTACAAGGTCTCAGTGACGTCAACACGATGAAATatgcaccccgacggcccgcaag encodes:
- the LOC134537729 gene encoding uncharacterized protein LOC134537729, producing the protein MNNPEMANMRMCPKYNSRQVFNTEQESELKDYLLTCSAMCYGLSLMNCRELAFEMTSRNGIDCPETWKIQKKAGIEWVRGFLKRHPDLSLRQPEACGLSRATSFNKHNVGLFFDKLETVLKRSDHFSNGLRIFNLDETGCSTVQKPTKIIAGKGVKQVAKVTSGEKGSLVTSCYIVNAAGNTLPPVIIFPRVHFKEHMLHGAPTGSLGLAKQSGWMNGELFVEVLHHFVKHSFSSLENPAVLILDNHESHLRIEAIELAKENGVTILTIPPHCSNRLQPLDVSVFAAFKSFYNASVDSWMMRNPGKTVSIYDVASLICEAHEKAMTPANITSGFRKTGIFPFNRNVFSEQNFWQVL